A single genomic interval of Staphylococcus hyicus harbors:
- a CDS encoding S1C family serine protease, with protein MDQDKKHVIPRHKYKRKRREFFHNDEREARIKAEQEATRLKKEREKAQVKNNEERVKDNLRKARIEKITHEDKVNTGQLHEDDASNEQASTRQNDALQTNLYKQQAQEIKKHTPTEHKTQTHTSQTSSTHENNAVRDEQDKHRYTAKKDWTEKITQFITKEWAKILIVLAAILILVLLFAIFNNVNRSDDNVRTTLEHQQKDQGTHKSITKTMEHANAALNSVVAVESVAHATPENVQDVKNQSQQENETGSGVVYKKVDDSLYILTNAHVIGTSKNQTLTYLTDKKVTATVVGTDKWSDVAVLKVPAEKAQQLKPIHTGNSDQLVLGEPIIVMGNPLGLDFYNSVGEGIVSGLKRNVPVDIDKDNQYDMLLRAFQVDAPINPGDSGGAIIDQNGDLVGIASLKITMPNVEGMAFGIPINDALHVAKQLEKEGGITYPNTKIGMQNVVELSPNERTAFKLPQDVKQGVVVKQIENNSPAKDSGLQKDDIIIELDGQPIKDTLSYRQQLFRHTDNAKPLKLKVMRQGRTVNIAFKLK; from the coding sequence TTGGATCAGGATAAAAAACATGTCATTCCACGACACAAATATAAACGTAAAAGACGTGAATTTTTTCATAATGATGAACGTGAAGCACGCATCAAAGCAGAACAAGAAGCGACACGTTTAAAAAAAGAACGCGAAAAGGCACAAGTGAAAAATAATGAAGAACGTGTAAAAGATAATTTAAGAAAAGCGCGTATCGAAAAAATCACACATGAAGATAAAGTGAATACTGGACAACTTCATGAAGATGATGCATCTAATGAACAAGCGTCTACACGTCAGAATGACGCGTTACAAACGAACTTATATAAGCAACAAGCTCAAGAAATCAAAAAACATACGCCAACAGAACATAAGACACAAACGCATACATCACAAACGTCTTCTACTCACGAAAACAATGCAGTACGTGATGAGCAAGATAAACATCGTTACACTGCTAAAAAAGATTGGACTGAAAAAATCACGCAGTTCATTACGAAAGAATGGGCAAAAATTTTGATAGTCTTAGCTGCAATACTCATTTTAGTCCTTTTGTTTGCGATTTTTAATAATGTCAACCGAAGTGATGATAATGTACGTACAACACTTGAACACCAACAAAAAGATCAAGGCACGCACAAATCTATCACGAAAACTATGGAACATGCCAATGCGGCTTTAAACTCAGTGGTGGCTGTTGAAAGTGTAGCGCATGCAACACCAGAAAACGTTCAAGATGTAAAAAATCAGTCCCAACAAGAAAATGAAACTGGATCAGGTGTCGTCTACAAAAAAGTAGACGACTCTCTTTATATCTTAACGAATGCGCATGTAATTGGAACAAGTAAAAACCAAACACTCACGTACTTAACGGATAAAAAAGTTACAGCTACTGTTGTGGGGACGGATAAATGGTCAGATGTTGCAGTATTAAAAGTGCCTGCGGAGAAAGCACAACAGTTGAAACCGATACATACTGGGAATTCAGATCAATTAGTGCTTGGTGAACCGATTATCGTAATGGGAAATCCTTTAGGACTAGATTTTTATAATTCAGTTGGAGAAGGAATCGTTTCAGGATTAAAACGAAATGTTCCAGTAGATATTGATAAAGACAACCAATATGACATGTTACTGCGTGCTTTTCAAGTAGATGCACCAATCAATCCAGGAGATTCTGGTGGGGCGATTATAGATCAAAATGGTGATTTAGTTGGTATTGCATCGTTAAAAATTACAATGCCAAACGTAGAAGGCATGGCATTCGGTATTCCTATCAATGATGCGCTTCATGTCGCAAAACAGTTGGAAAAAGAGGGGGGCATTACATATCCGAATACAAAAATTGGTATGCAAAATGTTGTAGAATTATCTCCAAATGAACGTACCGCTTTTAAGCTTCCACAAGATGTGAAACAAGGTGTGGTTGTAAAACAAATTGAAAATAATAGTCCTGCGAAAGATTCAGGATTACAAAAAGATGATATAATAATAGAATTAGATGGTCAGCCTATTAAAGATACATTATCTTACAGACAACAACTCTTTAGACATACAGATAACGCTAAACCTTTAAAATTAAAGGTAATGCGTCAAGGTCGAACAGTGAACATTGCGTTCAAATTGAAATAA
- a CDS encoding TerC family protein, whose amino-acid sequence MILDPTLLLTYGWVVLVLVFLEGLLAADNAVVMAVMVKHLPPKQRKKALFYGLLGAFVFRFIALFLISILVNFWWIQAAGAIYLIYMSIKNLYTFFKSKHQDTPTSDNDDHHYDESGVEKEVSTKEFWGTVAKVEFADIAFAIDSMLAALAIAVTLPKIGIHFGGMDAGQFGVMFLGGLIGVILMRYAATVFVELLNKYPGLEGAAFAIVGWVGIKLVVLVLAHKDIAMIPHDFPHSTLWQIIFWTVMIGLVVVGWLTSVAHNKKQTK is encoded by the coding sequence ATTATTTTGGATCCAACGTTATTGTTAACCTATGGCTGGGTTGTTTTAGTACTGGTCTTTTTAGAAGGTTTACTTGCAGCGGATAATGCTGTTGTAATGGCTGTTATGGTTAAACATTTACCACCAAAACAACGTAAAAAAGCATTGTTTTACGGTTTATTAGGAGCATTTGTATTTCGTTTTATCGCTTTATTCTTAATTAGTATTTTAGTGAATTTTTGGTGGATACAAGCAGCAGGTGCGATTTATTTAATTTACATGTCAATTAAAAATCTATATACGTTCTTTAAAAGTAAACATCAAGATACACCTACATCAGATAATGATGACCATCATTATGATGAATCTGGTGTCGAAAAAGAAGTGAGCACAAAAGAATTTTGGGGCACAGTTGCGAAAGTTGAATTTGCAGATATCGCCTTTGCAATTGATTCTATGCTTGCGGCATTAGCGATTGCTGTTACGTTGCCAAAAATAGGTATTCATTTTGGTGGCATGGATGCGGGGCAATTTGGTGTCATGTTCCTTGGTGGTTTAATTGGTGTTATTTTAATGCGTTATGCGGCAACAGTTTTTGTAGAGTTGCTTAATAAATACCCGGGTTTAGAAGGCGCAGCATTTGCGATCGTAGGCTGGGTTGGTATTAAACTTGTTGTGCTTGTATTGGCGCACAAAGATATCGCAATGATTCCACATGATTTTCCACACTCAACACTATGGCAAATCATATTCTGGACGGTTATGATTGGTCTTGTTGTAGTAGGATGGCTTACATCAGTAGCTCATAATAAAAAACAAACTAAATAA
- a CDS encoding peptide chain release factor 3, giving the protein MSIKDEIQSRKTFAIISHPDAGKTTLTEKLLYFSGAIREAGTVKGKKTGKFATSDWMKVEQERGISVTSSVMQFDYDHYKINILDTPGHEDFSEDTYRTLMAVDSAVMVIDCAKGIEPQTLKLFKVCKMRGIPIFTFINKLDRVGKDPFDLLDEIETTLGIETYPMNWPIGMGQNFFGIIDRKERTIEPFRDEENILHINEAYELEESHDIAQDSVFQQAIEELMLVDEAGEAFDTEALKQGDLTPVFFGSALANFGVQNFLNAYVDHAPMPHARQTEEDIDVSPFDDQFSGFIFKIQANMDPRHRDRIAFMRVVSGAFERGMDVKLQRTNKKQKITRSTTFMADDKETVNHAVAGDIIGLYDTGNYQIGDTLVGGNQKFNFKALPQFTPEIFMKVSAKNVMKQKHFHKGIEQLVQEGAIQYYKSPHTNQVILGAVGQLQFEVFEHRMKNEYNVDVVMEPVGKKIARWIRNEDDIQEKMNTSRSILVNDRYDNKVFLFENEFATRWFEDKFPEIELYSLL; this is encoded by the coding sequence ATGAGTATTAAAGATGAAATCCAATCCCGTAAAACGTTTGCGATTATTTCGCACCCGGATGCGGGGAAAACGACTTTAACTGAAAAATTATTATATTTTAGCGGTGCTATTCGTGAAGCAGGGACTGTCAAAGGAAAGAAGACAGGAAAATTTGCGACAAGTGACTGGATGAAAGTGGAACAAGAACGTGGTATTTCTGTCACAAGTTCAGTCATGCAATTTGATTATGATCACTACAAAATTAACATTTTGGACACACCTGGTCATGAAGACTTTTCAGAGGATACGTATCGCACGTTAATGGCGGTTGATAGTGCTGTCATGGTGATTGACTGTGCGAAAGGTATAGAGCCACAAACGCTTAAATTGTTTAAGGTGTGTAAAATGCGTGGTATTCCCATTTTTACATTTATTAATAAATTAGACCGCGTAGGTAAAGATCCGTTTGATTTATTAGATGAAATTGAAACCACACTTGGAATTGAAACATATCCGATGAATTGGCCTATTGGAATGGGTCAAAACTTCTTTGGTATTATTGATCGTAAAGAACGTACGATTGAGCCTTTCAGAGATGAAGAAAATATACTCCATATTAATGAAGCTTATGAACTTGAAGAGTCGCACGATATTGCCCAAGACAGTGTGTTCCAACAAGCTATTGAAGAATTGATGTTGGTGGACGAAGCAGGAGAAGCGTTTGATACAGAAGCTTTAAAACAAGGTGATTTGACACCCGTCTTTTTTGGTTCAGCACTAGCGAATTTTGGTGTACAAAATTTCTTGAACGCGTATGTCGACCATGCGCCAATGCCTCATGCACGTCAAACAGAAGAAGATATTGATGTTAGTCCTTTCGATGATCAATTTTCAGGCTTTATTTTTAAAATACAAGCGAATATGGATCCACGCCATCGTGACCGTATCGCATTTATGCGTGTTGTAAGTGGTGCATTTGAACGTGGTATGGATGTCAAATTACAACGTACGAACAAAAAACAAAAAATCACGCGTTCAACGACGTTTATGGCGGATGATAAAGAAACCGTGAATCATGCTGTTGCCGGTGATATTATCGGCTTATACGATACGGGCAACTACCAAATTGGTGATACGTTAGTAGGCGGAAATCAAAAATTTAATTTTAAAGCTTTACCACAATTCACGCCTGAAATTTTTATGAAAGTTTCAGCGAAAAATGTCATGAAACAAAAGCACTTTCATAAAGGTATTGAGCAACTGGTTCAAGAGGGTGCAATTCAGTACTACAAATCACCACATACGAATCAAGTTATTTTAGGTGCCGTTGGTCAATTACAATTTGAAGTGTTCGAACATCGTATGAAAAATGAATACAATGTAGATGTCGTAATGGAACCTGTAGGTAAAAAGATCGCACGTTGGATTCGTAATGAAGATGATATTCAAGAAAAAATGAATACAAGTCGTTCAATACTTGTTAATGATCGATATGACAATAAAGTGTTTTTATTTGAAAATGAATTTGCTACGCGCTGGTTTGAAGACAAGTTTCCTGAGATAGAATTGTATAGCTTGTTGTAA
- a CDS encoding YueH family protein: MKIRESHSDHYSAKVFIYQNKKEDYYVVSIPDLNWSILIDEALYGESLTEHLFVHLFNVIDEDEANTLALRITHWLQEV, from the coding sequence TTGAAAATTAGGGAATCACATAGTGACCATTATTCTGCAAAGGTCTTTATTTACCAAAACAAAAAAGAAGACTATTATGTTGTGTCAATTCCAGATTTAAACTGGTCAATTTTAATAGATGAAGCGTTATATGGCGAAAGTTTAACTGAACATTTGTTTGTCCACTTATTCAATGTCATTGATGAGGATGAAGCGAATACCCTTGCTTTACGTATAACGCATTGGTTACAAGAAGTATAA
- a CDS encoding UDP-N-acetylmuramoyl-L-alanyl-D-glutamate--L-lysine ligase: MNAQRLFDKILIKKVIGTLDREVVDITTDSRTAKVGSIFVASEGYTVDSHQFAQQVVDAGCRLIVVNRTLTLEGDVTQIIVPDTLRVASHLAHQLYHYPSNEITTIGVTGTNGKTSIATMIHHIYRKLGKGSAYLGTNGFQINEKITKGANTTPETVSLTKRLNEAVEAGAEAMTLEVSSHGLLLGRLSGVTFDVAIFSNLTQDHLDFHGTMEAYGHAKSLLFSQLGQDLSQDKYAIVNADDAFSNYLKEVTPYETLTYGIEAQAQFMATNIHETLQGVTFDFVTPFGTYSVRSPYVGRFNIANLMAAMLGVWVKGTDLETITRLVADLEPVEGRLEVLDPELPIDLIIDYAHTADGLTKLIDAVEPFVKQKLIFLVGMAGERDLTKTPEMGRVASRADYVIFTPDNPANDDPKMLTAELAKGATHQNYVEFTDRAEGIRHAIEMAEPGDTVVLASKGREPYQIMPGHVKVPHRDDLIGLEAAYKKFGGGPVEN, translated from the coding sequence GTGAATGCGCAACGATTATTTGATAAAATTTTAATCAAAAAAGTAATAGGAACATTAGATCGTGAAGTCGTAGATATAACGACAGACTCAAGGACTGCAAAAGTGGGTAGCATTTTTGTTGCTTCAGAAGGTTATACAGTAGACAGTCATCAATTTGCGCAACAAGTTGTGGATGCAGGATGTCGTCTTATCGTCGTTAACCGAACATTAACACTTGAAGGCGACGTTACTCAAATTATAGTTCCTGATACATTAAGAGTTGCCAGTCATCTTGCGCATCAACTTTATCATTACCCAAGCAATGAGATAACAACAATTGGTGTTACTGGCACAAATGGTAAAACCTCCATCGCAACGATGATTCACCACATTTACCGTAAATTGGGTAAAGGGAGTGCCTACTTAGGAACAAATGGCTTCCAAATTAATGAAAAAATAACAAAAGGTGCGAATACGACGCCTGAAACCGTCTCTTTAACAAAGCGTCTGAATGAGGCTGTAGAAGCAGGTGCAGAGGCGATGACTTTAGAAGTATCTTCCCACGGCTTATTGTTAGGACGATTAAGTGGGGTGACTTTTGATGTTGCTATTTTTTCTAATTTAACTCAGGATCATTTGGATTTTCATGGCACTATGGAAGCGTATGGCCATGCAAAATCGTTGCTATTCAGTCAATTAGGACAAGACTTATCACAAGATAAATATGCTATCGTGAATGCGGATGATGCATTTTCTAACTATCTGAAAGAAGTGACGCCGTATGAAACACTTACATACGGAATTGAAGCGCAAGCACAATTCATGGCGACGAATATTCATGAAACACTACAAGGGGTTACATTCGACTTTGTAACGCCATTTGGCACATATTCCGTGAGATCTCCATATGTAGGCCGTTTTAATATCGCGAACTTAATGGCAGCTATGTTAGGTGTTTGGGTAAAAGGCACTGATTTAGAAACTATTACACGCCTTGTGGCTGATTTAGAACCTGTGGAAGGGCGTTTAGAGGTACTTGACCCTGAATTACCTATTGATTTAATAATCGATTACGCACACACAGCGGACGGATTGACGAAGTTGATTGATGCAGTGGAGCCATTCGTTAAACAAAAGCTCATCTTTCTAGTGGGCATGGCAGGGGAGCGAGATTTAACGAAAACACCTGAAATGGGACGCGTGGCATCACGTGCAGATTATGTCATATTTACACCTGATAACCCTGCTAACGATGATCCTAAAATGCTCACAGCTGAACTGGCTAAAGGTGCGACACATCAAAACTATGTTGAATTTACAGATCGTGCAGAAGGAATTAGACACGCGATTGAAATGGCTGAACCAGGAGATACCGTTGTTTTAGCTTCCAAAGGACGTGAACCGTATCAAATTATGCCAGGACATGTAAAAGTACCCCATCGAGATGATTTAATTGGTTTAGAAGCAGCATACAAAAAATTCGGAGGTGGTCCTGTTGAAAATTAG
- a CDS encoding diglucosyl diacylglycerol synthase → MVTQKKKLLIITGSFGNGHIQVTNSIVEQLNNLKLDNLSVISHDLFLEAHPILTTLTKKWYINSFKYFRRMYKAFYYSRPDDLDKCFYKYYGLNKLLNLLLKEKPDLILLTFPTPVMSVLTEQFNMNIPIATVMTDYRMHKNWITPNSARYYLATDDLKAEFEKIGIPTDTIKVTGIPISEKFESMIDTTDWLLQHQLDPNAQTILMSAGAFGVSKGFDQMIQRILDESPNAQVVMVCGKSKELKRQLSSTFKDNPKVCILGFTKHMNEWMACSQMMITKPGGITISEALTRQVPMIFLNPAPGQELENAYYFEEKGFGRIAYTPDEAIDFVTQLTHHPDQLNTMVETMASLRTKNATQRLCEDLLDLLYDATEYEKVYGKVPLYAKLLVK, encoded by the coding sequence ATGGTGACACAAAAGAAAAAATTATTAATCATTACTGGGTCATTTGGTAACGGACATATCCAAGTCACAAACAGCATTGTGGAACAACTGAACAACCTCAAACTAGATAACCTATCTGTGATTTCACATGATTTATTCTTAGAGGCGCATCCTATACTTACAACTTTAACTAAAAAATGGTACATCAATAGTTTTAAATACTTTCGACGCATGTATAAAGCATTTTATTACAGTCGACCTGATGACTTAGATAAATGTTTTTACAAATACTACGGACTTAATAAATTATTGAATCTCCTTTTAAAGGAAAAGCCAGATTTAATATTATTAACATTCCCAACGCCGGTTATGTCCGTTCTAACAGAGCAATTTAATATGAATATTCCAATTGCAACAGTAATGACTGATTATCGTATGCATAAAAACTGGATTACGCCAAATTCTGCACGATATTATTTAGCAACTGATGATTTAAAAGCTGAATTTGAAAAGATTGGTATCCCCACAGATACAATAAAAGTCACCGGCATTCCTATTTCCGAAAAATTTGAATCTATGATTGATACTACGGACTGGCTTTTACAACACCAATTAGATCCGAATGCCCAAACAATATTAATGTCCGCTGGTGCCTTTGGCGTCTCTAAAGGCTTCGATCAAATGATTCAACGCATTTTAGACGAAAGTCCGAATGCACAAGTGGTGATGGTCTGCGGTAAAAGCAAAGAGTTAAAACGTCAATTATCATCTACATTTAAAGATAACCCTAAAGTGTGTATTTTAGGGTTCACAAAACATATGAATGAGTGGATGGCTTGCAGTCAAATGATGATTACCAAACCTGGGGGGATTACGATTTCTGAAGCACTCACAAGACAAGTGCCAATGATTTTCTTAAATCCTGCACCTGGTCAAGAATTAGAAAATGCCTATTATTTCGAGGAAAAAGGTTTTGGTCGAATCGCATATACACCTGATGAAGCCATCGACTTTGTGACGCAATTAACCCATCATCCAGACCAACTGAACACGATGGTCGAAACAATGGCATCTCTAAGAACAAAAAACGCTACACAACGCTTGTGTGAAGATTTATTGGATTTATTATACGATGCTACTGAATACGAAAAAGTATACGGAAAGGTTCCTTTATATGCAAAATTACTCGTCAAATAA
- the ltaA gene encoding lipoteichoic acid biosynthesis MFS flippase LtaA yields the protein MQNYSSNNDNYMKNFYLLLVILFLMEFARGMYVLSYLPLLPTATSIAVGITSIAVSIHFIADSISNFIVGFVLKRLGTKIVLTVGFLLALASLFLVIWLPTSPFVLILSALMLGIAVCPIWVIMLANVQETTRGKQMGYVYFAWLAGLLSGMIAMNLIFKAHPTHFNFIMTLCVAIAFMLYMFVKVTLTAYHPKNVKQQIRQIVSVSKRHLILFPGILIQGIAISALILVLPIYAINIIGVSTVEYTFAIVIGGIGCTISMLFLSKIIDHYSNTFMYGVIFFGFLIYASAILSFAFIHQIMIVWIIAFFIGLLYGLLLPAWNTFMASFIHPNEQEETWGVINSIQGFGAMIGPLLGGPISQFTGSPVYTFYFAALLIYFLAFFYGTYFLKRHRAS from the coding sequence ATGCAAAATTACTCGTCAAATAACGATAACTATATGAAGAATTTTTATTTATTACTAGTTATCCTCTTTTTGATGGAATTTGCGCGTGGTATGTATGTTTTAAGCTATTTACCTTTATTGCCTACGGCGACAAGCATTGCAGTAGGTATCACTTCGATCGCAGTTTCCATCCATTTTATCGCAGATTCAATTTCTAATTTCATAGTTGGTTTTGTGTTAAAACGTTTAGGAACAAAAATTGTTTTAACAGTAGGATTTCTTCTTGCGCTAGCGAGTCTTTTCCTTGTCATTTGGCTTCCAACGTCGCCATTCGTTCTCATCCTTAGTGCGTTAATGTTAGGTATCGCAGTATGTCCGATTTGGGTGATTATGCTCGCAAATGTTCAAGAAACCACACGTGGCAAACAAATGGGTTATGTTTATTTTGCATGGCTTGCAGGCTTGTTATCCGGTATGATTGCGATGAATTTAATCTTCAAAGCCCATCCGACGCATTTTAACTTTATTATGACGTTATGTGTTGCTATCGCGTTTATGTTGTATATGTTTGTAAAAGTGACACTAACTGCATATCACCCTAAAAATGTAAAACAACAAATTAGACAGATTGTAAGCGTCTCTAAAAGGCATTTGATATTATTCCCTGGTATTTTAATCCAAGGTATTGCAATTAGCGCCTTGATACTTGTACTTCCAATTTATGCCATTAATATAATCGGTGTCTCTACTGTAGAATACACTTTTGCAATTGTGATTGGTGGTATTGGATGTACGATATCAATGTTATTCCTATCAAAAATCATTGACCATTATTCAAATACATTTATGTATGGTGTGATTTTCTTTGGCTTTTTAATATATGCAAGTGCGATTCTTTCATTCGCATTCATACACCAAATTATGATTGTGTGGATTATTGCCTTTTTTATAGGACTGCTGTACGGCCTACTACTTCCTGCTTGGAATACTTTTATGGCAAGTTTTATCCATCCAAATGAACAAGAAGAAACTTGGGGTGTAATCAATAGCATTCAAGGATTCGGGGCGATGATCGGTCCCTTACTTGGTGGCCCTATTTCACAATTTACAGGAAGTCCTGTATACACATTTTACTTTGCTGCACTACTCATATATTTTTTAGCTTTCTTCTATGGTACTTATTTTTTAAAACGACATCGCGCATCTTAA
- a CDS encoding 2'-5' RNA ligase family protein: MILGLALIPSQAFQDEVNAYRKRYDKHYTKIKPHVTVKSRFEVDDHALDSIKQDIQKRIEGVQPVTVHATKASNFAPTSNVIYFKVEKTNELQDLFDRFDGDDFYGEAEHPFVPHFTIAQGLTSQEFEDIYGQVRLAGIDHKEVIDKLSLMKFNNDDDKWEEIETYNFA, translated from the coding sequence ATGATTCTAGGATTAGCGTTAATTCCGTCACAAGCGTTTCAAGATGAGGTCAATGCATATCGTAAACGCTATGATAAACATTACACAAAAATTAAACCGCATGTTACAGTTAAAAGTCGTTTTGAAGTTGATGATCATGCTTTAGATTCAATTAAACAAGATATTCAAAAACGTATTGAAGGTGTTCAGCCAGTTACTGTTCACGCGACTAAAGCGTCGAATTTTGCTCCAACTTCAAATGTTATTTATTTTAAAGTTGAAAAAACAAATGAGTTACAAGATTTATTTGATCGATTTGACGGTGATGATTTTTATGGTGAAGCGGAACATCCATTTGTGCCTCATTTTACAATTGCACAAGGCTTAACGAGTCAAGAGTTTGAAGATATATATGGCCAAGTACGTTTAGCTGGTATTGATCACAAAGAAGTCATTGATAAATTATCTCTTATGAAATTTAATAATGATGATGATAAGTGGGAAGAAATAGAAACATATAACTTTGCGTAA
- a CDS encoding esterase family protein, whose translation MSDFKPGKISTVNVHSVILDRQVTLSVYLPEDYSDLYKSKVIFCFDGRDFLRFGQLHRVYERLRKNNDIERAIIVGFHYESVEKRRIEFHPQGKKAAQTVQAVAREIFPWIDETFPTYKVGNARLLLGDSLAGSIALLTALSYPRVMSQVGLLSPHYDETVAALITRCQFLNALSIWHVIGKEETDFELPTSGKRADFLTPNRDMYARLSETDVTYFYKELDGGHNWKTWKKELPELLKYFLSNQ comes from the coding sequence ATGTCTGATTTTAAACCTGGAAAAATATCAACTGTAAATGTACATAGTGTCATATTAGATAGGCAGGTCACATTGTCCGTTTATTTACCGGAAGATTATTCTGACCTTTATAAAAGTAAAGTTATTTTTTGTTTTGACGGACGGGATTTTTTAAGGTTCGGCCAATTACATCGTGTGTATGAGCGGTTAAGAAAAAATAACGATATAGAACGCGCAATCATCGTTGGTTTTCATTACGAAAGTGTTGAAAAACGGCGCATTGAATTCCACCCACAAGGTAAAAAAGCGGCCCAGACAGTTCAAGCCGTAGCCCGTGAGATTTTCCCTTGGATTGATGAGACGTTCCCTACGTATAAAGTAGGCAACGCACGTTTATTATTAGGTGACAGTTTGGCAGGGAGTATCGCTTTGTTAACAGCGTTATCTTACCCGCGTGTAATGAGTCAAGTGGGTCTTTTAAGCCCACACTATGATGAGACCGTTGCGGCATTAATAACGCGCTGTCAATTTTTGAATGCACTATCAATTTGGCATGTCATTGGTAAAGAGGAAACGGATTTTGAATTACCTACAAGCGGAAAACGTGCTGATTTTCTAACGCCCAATCGTGACATGTATGCGCGTCTTTCTGAAACAGATGTAACGTACTTTTATAAGGAACTGGATGGAGGACACAATTGGAAAACTTGGAAAAAGGAACTACCCGAATTGTTAAAATACTTTTTAAGTAACCAATGA